Within the Pseudomonas chlororaphis subsp. aurantiaca genome, the region CACAGGGCAAAACATGAAACGAGGCTTCAAGGTTCTCTGCGCAGTGCTACTCGCCGCCGGCCTGGCCGGTTGCATCGCTGCCCCCATCGAAATGACCGCGCAGACCGAACAACGCCTGCGCGCCCAGGCGCCAATCCGCTTTCTGCTGACCTTCGACGACGGCCCCAGCGCTTCCAGCTTCTACAACCCGACCGAACGGGTGCTCGACGACCTGCTCGACAACCCGCTGCAGCCGGCGATCAAGGCGGTGTTCTTCGTCCAGACCCGCGCCTCGCGGGCCGGCGGCAGCGACATAGGGCGGCGGATAATGGCCCGCGAGCACGCCGAGGGCCATGTGCTGGGCTTTCATACCGCCACGCCGAGGCACACCAACCATCGCTCGCTCGACCCACAGGAGCTGGAGACGTCCCTGAACGACGGCAGCGCCGATATCGCGCTGATCACCGGCGTGCCGCCGAGCCTGGTGCGCCCGCCATTCTGGAACTACGACAAGCGCACCTTCGCCGCCTACCAACGGCATGGCCTGCATGTGCTGCTGACCGACCTCAGCGCCAACGACGGCAAGGTCTGGGGTTTCAACGCCAGCCCACGGCGCAGGGCCAACATGCTGCGCCAGCTGTCGGAGGTGCGCGAACGCATTGCCCTGGGCCAGCTGCCGACGGTGGATGGAGCGATCCCGGTGGTGGTGACCTTCCACGACCTCAATCGCTACACCGCCCGGCATACCCGGGAATACCTGCAGATCCTGCTCGACAGCGCCCAGGCCACCGGCCTTCGGACCGCGCCCAAGCCGTTCTACGACGATACCGCGGCGCTGCAACGGGCGGTCATGGCCCGTACCGTCAGCAACAGCGAGCAACCGGTGCGGTTGCCGGGGCTGTGGAACTGGCTGTGGGACAGGAATTCCCATTGAGCAGGCGTGACCGTTCGCATGGGACAAGACA harbors:
- a CDS encoding polysaccharide deacetylase family protein translates to MKRGFKVLCAVLLAAGLAGCIAAPIEMTAQTEQRLRAQAPIRFLLTFDDGPSASSFYNPTERVLDDLLDNPLQPAIKAVFFVQTRASRAGGSDIGRRIMAREHAEGHVLGFHTATPRHTNHRSLDPQELETSLNDGSADIALITGVPPSLVRPPFWNYDKRTFAAYQRHGLHVLLTDLSANDGKVWGFNASPRRRANMLRQLSEVRERIALGQLPTVDGAIPVVVTFHDLNRYTARHTREYLQILLDSAQATGLRTAPKPFYDDTAALQRAVMARTVSNSEQPVRLPGLWNWLWDRNSH